The Brenneria rubrifaciens genome has a window encoding:
- a CDS encoding alpha-glucoside-specific PTS transporter subunit IIBC, producing the protein MLSQIQRFGGAMFTPVLLFPFAGITVGLAIMLTNPMFVGELANPDSLFFQIIHLFEEGGWTIFRNMPLIFAISLPIGLSQQAPARACLASLTAYLTFNYLIQAMATQWGGYFNVDFTADIGGVSGLTLIAGIKTLDTSIIGAIAISGLVTAIHNRFYDKSLPAYIGIFQGTAYVVIISFFIMIPAAWLTLLIWPKIQMGIASLQDLMLSSGTLGVWIYTFLERILIPTGLHHFIYGPFIFGPVAVEDGIQINWIENIQAFSQSTLPLKALFPQGGFALFGNAKMFGSIGIAAAFYATASAENKPKVAGLLIPAVLTSVLVGISEPLEFTFLFIAPLLFAIHAVLAATMAAIMYTLGVVGNMGGGLIEIATQNWLPMFHNHAMNMVTQIGVGIAFSFIYFFVFRAVILRFDVKTPGRENGELRLYTKTDVRGKDAVQPTAQLEQAQAYLNALGGAANIVSLNNCATRLRITLADPARMQPDDIFRQLGAHGVIRNRNAVQIIVGLSVPQVRDRLENLMQHSSLTEVQP; encoded by the coding sequence ATGCTAAGTCAAATCCAGCGATTTGGTGGCGCGATGTTTACCCCGGTGCTGTTATTTCCTTTCGCCGGAATTACCGTCGGCCTCGCAATTATGTTGACTAACCCGATGTTTGTTGGTGAATTGGCTAACCCTGATAGTTTATTTTTTCAGATTATTCATCTTTTTGAAGAAGGCGGATGGACGATATTTCGCAACATGCCGCTGATATTCGCGATAAGCCTGCCGATTGGCCTTTCACAACAAGCACCTGCCAGAGCTTGCCTGGCTTCGCTTACCGCCTACCTCACCTTCAACTACCTGATTCAAGCAATGGCGACGCAATGGGGCGGCTATTTTAATGTTGATTTCACTGCCGATATTGGCGGTGTCAGTGGATTAACCCTGATTGCCGGAATAAAGACACTGGATACCAGTATTATTGGCGCCATTGCGATTTCAGGTTTGGTAACCGCTATTCACAATCGCTTTTACGATAAATCGCTACCGGCTTACATCGGTATATTTCAGGGGACAGCTTATGTGGTCATTATTAGCTTTTTTATTATGATCCCGGCTGCCTGGTTAACACTGCTTATTTGGCCGAAAATACAAATGGGCATAGCGTCATTGCAAGATTTAATGTTGTCATCAGGCACGTTAGGCGTGTGGATATATACCTTTTTAGAACGGATACTGATCCCAACGGGCTTACATCATTTTATTTATGGTCCTTTCATTTTTGGCCCGGTCGCGGTGGAAGACGGCATTCAGATTAATTGGATCGAAAATATTCAGGCTTTCAGCCAGTCGACGTTGCCATTGAAAGCGCTTTTTCCGCAGGGGGGATTCGCGCTATTCGGCAATGCCAAAATGTTCGGTTCAATCGGCATCGCCGCGGCGTTTTACGCCACGGCAAGCGCGGAAAACAAACCTAAAGTGGCCGGTCTGCTGATCCCGGCGGTCCTGACCTCGGTACTGGTGGGGATAAGCGAACCGCTGGAATTCACCTTTCTGTTTATCGCGCCCTTGCTGTTCGCCATTCACGCAGTGCTGGCCGCCACCATGGCTGCGATAATGTACACGCTGGGCGTCGTCGGCAACATGGGCGGCGGCCTGATTGAAATCGCCACGCAAAACTGGCTGCCGATGTTCCATAACCATGCGATGAACATGGTGACGCAGATTGGCGTCGGCATTGCTTTTTCATTCATCTATTTCTTCGTGTTCCGCGCCGTGATTTTGCGCTTCGATGTCAAGACGCCGGGGCGGGAAAACGGCGAGCTCAGGCTGTATACCAAAACAGATGTGCGCGGCAAAGACGCCGTACAACCCACCGCGCAGCTCGAACAGGCACAAGCTTACCTCAATGCGCTTGGCGGGGCCGCCAACATTGTCAGCCTCAACAATTGCGCCACCCGTTTACGTATCACTCTTGCGGACCCCGCGCGGATGCAGCCCGATGACATTTTCCGTCAGTTGGGCGCTCACGGCGTGATCCGTAACCGCAACGCCGTCCAGATCATTGTCGGCCTGTCGGTTCCTCAGGTTCGCGATCGTCTGGAAAATCTGATGCAGCACTCATCCCTGACGGAGGTTCAACCATGA
- a CDS encoding GntR family transcriptional regulator: MIYKLIADQIRSRINSAEFRVGEALPSEKNLALELSVSRMTIRKAIQQLVAEGLLERRHGSGTYILQKDVQLKSHALNSFAEHMRLIGRATTNEVVDFRIIPAPPSIARQLRLRSDEKIYFARRLRYVDGKSCMLEDSYLPVAPFPELSVKHLQGSKFAYIEDEKHIEIAGCYEIFSPILAEGAVARLLNVNEGMPLLQMTSLSQSVDGAYIDFSIMIYNVHDYQVSFYMQRNKLNS; the protein is encoded by the coding sequence GTGATCTATAAACTCATCGCCGACCAGATCCGCTCACGGATAAATTCCGCGGAATTTCGCGTCGGGGAAGCATTGCCTTCAGAAAAAAATCTGGCGCTGGAGTTGTCCGTTTCGCGTATGACGATCCGCAAGGCGATACAGCAACTGGTTGCGGAAGGATTGCTGGAACGTCGTCATGGCAGCGGCACGTACATCCTGCAAAAAGACGTCCAGCTTAAGAGCCATGCGCTGAACAGTTTTGCTGAACATATGCGGCTGATTGGCCGTGCCACCACCAACGAGGTGGTGGATTTCCGTATTATCCCGGCTCCGCCCTCCATCGCCCGTCAGTTACGCCTGCGTTCCGATGAGAAAATCTATTTTGCCCGCCGGCTCCGCTATGTGGATGGAAAATCCTGCATGCTGGAAGACAGCTATCTGCCGGTTGCGCCGTTTCCAGAGCTATCGGTAAAACATTTGCAAGGTTCTAAATTCGCTTACATTGAGGATGAAAAACATATTGAAATCGCCGGTTGCTATGAAATTTTTTCGCCGATCCTGGCGGAGGGGGCGGTGGCGCGCTTATTGAACGTCAACGAGGGGATGCCGCTGCTGCAAATGACCTCACTGTCGCAATCGGTCGACGGCGCGTACATTGATTTTTCGATTATGATTTATAACGTTCACGATTATCAGGTGAGCTTTTATATGCAGCGCAATAAGCTCAACTCGTAA
- the ppsR gene encoding posphoenolpyruvate synthetase regulatory kinase/phosphorylase PpsR has protein sequence MERSVFYISDGTAITAEVLGHAVLSQFPVETVSFTLPFVESETRAKAVCEQINTSYRQSGLRPLVFYSIVTPTVRDIIISSEGFCQDIVQALVTPLQKELNIPPTHIANRTHGLTANNLGKYEARIAAIDYTLAHDDGISLRNLDQAQVILLGVSRCGKTPTSLYLAMQFGIRAANYPFIADDMDNLRLPDALKPFQHKLFGLTIDAERLAAIREERRGNSRYASLRQCRMELSEVEALFRKHQIKYINTTNYSVEEISAKIIDILGMSRRMY, from the coding sequence GTGGAAAGAAGCGTGTTTTACATCTCCGACGGGACGGCGATCACGGCGGAAGTGCTCGGTCATGCGGTGCTGTCACAGTTTCCAGTGGAAACCGTGAGTTTCACTTTACCCTTCGTGGAAAGTGAAACGCGCGCTAAAGCGGTGTGCGAACAAATCAATACCTCCTATCGACAAAGCGGTTTGCGCCCGTTGGTCTTCTACTCGATTGTCACCCCCACCGTACGTGACATTATCATCAGCAGCGAGGGGTTTTGTCAGGACATCGTGCAAGCACTGGTTACGCCCTTACAAAAAGAGCTAAATATTCCGCCGACGCATATTGCTAACCGAACCCACGGCCTGACCGCCAACAATCTGGGGAAATATGAAGCGCGTATCGCCGCCATCGACTATACGCTGGCGCATGACGACGGTATTTCGCTGCGCAATCTCGATCAGGCTCAGGTCATCCTGCTTGGGGTATCACGCTGTGGGAAAACGCCAACCAGCCTTTATCTGGCGATGCAATTCGGTATCCGCGCGGCCAATTATCCCTTCATCGCCGATGATATGGATAATCTGCGCCTCCCTGATGCGCTTAAACCCTTCCAGCATAAGCTATTCGGCCTGACGATTGATGCCGAACGGCTGGCGGCGATCCGCGAAGAACGGCGCGGCAATAGTCGTTATGCGTCTCTGCGTCAATGCCGCATGGAACTCAGCGAAGTCGAGGCGTTGTTTCGCAAACACCAGATTAAATACATCAATACCACCAATTATTCGGTGGAAGAAATTTCCGCCAAAATCATTGATATTCTCGGCATGAGCCGCCGTATGTACTAG
- the ppsA gene encoding phosphoenolpyruvate synthase: MSNNGSDLRNVLWYNQLGMHDVERVGGKNASLGEMITNLSELGVAVPNGFATTAQAFNDFLNQSGINQRIYELLDRTDIDDVNQLAKVGTQIRQWIIDTPFQPELEDAIRDAYQQLAEGEKEASFAVRSSATAEDMPDASFAGQQETFLNVQGIDAVMVAVKHVFASLFNDRAISYRVHQGYDHRGVALSAGVQRMVRSDLAASGVMFTIDTESGFDQVVFITSAYGLGEMVVQGAVNPDEFYVHKPTLLNDKPAIVRRNMGSKKIRMVYAASQEHGKQVRIEDVPEQQRTRFSLTDDEVQALARQALLIEKHYGRPMDIEWAKDGHSGKLYIVQARPETVRSNGQVMERYHLPSGGKVLVEGRAIGHRIGAGEVKVIHDISEMNLINAGDVLVTDMTDPDWEPIMKKAAAIVTNRGGRTCHAAIIARELGIPAVVGCGDATEQLRNGQKVTVSCAEGDTGYVYHDLLDFTVKSSQIDKMPDLSLKIMMNVGNPDRAFDFACLPNDGVGLARLEFIINRMIGVHPRALLEFDQQTPELQREITALMQGYDDPVEFYVGRLTEGIATLAAAFSPKRVIVRLSDFKSNEYANLVGGERYEPEEENPMLGFRGAGRYVSPDFKACFALECAAVKRVRNEMGLKNVEIMIPFVRTVAQAEAVIDELARQGLRRGEDGLKIIMMCEIPSNALLADAFLQHFDGFSIGSNDMTQLALGLDRDSGVVSELFDERNDAVKALLSMAIKAAKKQGKYVGICGQGPSDHEDFALWLMEQGIDSLSLNPDTVVQTWLNLAEHQ; this comes from the coding sequence ATGTCCAATAACGGCTCTGATTTGCGCAATGTCCTCTGGTATAACCAGCTTGGCATGCACGACGTTGAACGGGTGGGAGGCAAAAATGCCTCTCTGGGTGAGATGATCACTAACCTGTCGGAACTCGGCGTTGCAGTCCCCAATGGCTTTGCGACAACGGCACAGGCGTTTAATGATTTTCTTAATCAAAGCGGTATCAATCAGCGCATTTACGAATTGCTGGATCGCACGGATATTGACGATGTGAATCAACTGGCGAAAGTCGGTACGCAAATTCGTCAGTGGATTATTGATACGCCCTTCCAGCCAGAACTTGAGGACGCCATTCGTGATGCGTACCAGCAGTTGGCTGAAGGTGAAAAAGAGGCCTCATTCGCCGTGCGCTCTTCCGCGACGGCGGAGGATATGCCGGATGCGTCGTTTGCCGGACAACAGGAAACTTTCCTGAATGTTCAGGGTATTGATGCGGTGATGGTCGCGGTGAAACACGTGTTCGCCTCGCTGTTTAACGATCGCGCCATTTCTTACCGCGTGCATCAGGGATATGACCATCGCGGCGTGGCGCTGTCCGCGGGCGTTCAGCGTATGGTGCGTTCCGATCTGGCTGCATCAGGCGTGATGTTCACCATTGATACGGAGTCTGGCTTCGATCAGGTGGTGTTCATTACCTCCGCGTATGGTCTGGGCGAGATGGTGGTGCAGGGCGCGGTCAACCCGGATGAGTTTTATGTGCATAAACCCACGTTGCTCAATGACAAACCTGCGATTGTCCGCCGTAACATGGGATCGAAAAAAATCCGCATGGTGTACGCCGCCAGTCAGGAACATGGCAAGCAGGTACGTATCGAAGATGTCCCTGAGCAGCAGCGCACGCGCTTTAGTCTGACGGATGACGAAGTACAGGCGCTGGCGCGTCAGGCGCTGCTGATCGAGAAGCATTACGGCCGCCCGATGGACATTGAATGGGCGAAAGATGGTCACTCGGGCAAGCTCTATATTGTTCAGGCGCGTCCTGAAACCGTCCGTTCCAACGGCCAGGTGATGGAGCGTTATCATTTGCCGTCAGGCGGCAAGGTGCTGGTTGAAGGCCGCGCTATCGGTCACCGCATCGGCGCGGGCGAGGTGAAAGTCATTCATGACATCAGCGAAATGAACCTTATTAATGCCGGCGACGTGTTGGTCACCGACATGACCGACCCGGATTGGGAGCCGATCATGAAAAAAGCCGCCGCCATTGTCACCAATCGCGGCGGACGTACCTGTCATGCGGCAATTATTGCCCGTGAGTTGGGCATTCCGGCGGTCGTCGGATGCGGTGATGCTACCGAGCAGTTGCGCAACGGACAGAAAGTGACCGTGTCCTGCGCGGAAGGCGACACCGGTTATGTCTATCATGACCTGCTGGATTTCACCGTAAAAAGCTCACAGATTGATAAAATGCCCGATCTGTCGTTGAAAATCATGATGAACGTGGGTAACCCCGATCGCGCATTTGATTTCGCCTGCCTGCCCAACGACGGCGTCGGATTGGCCCGCCTGGAGTTCATTATCAACCGCATGATTGGCGTGCATCCGCGCGCGCTGCTGGAATTTGATCAGCAAACCCCGGAACTACAGCGTGAAATTACGGCGCTGATGCAGGGGTATGACGATCCGGTCGAGTTCTATGTCGGTCGTCTGACGGAGGGTATTGCAACGCTGGCCGCGGCGTTTTCGCCAAAACGGGTGATCGTGCGTTTATCCGATTTTAAATCGAATGAGTACGCCAATCTGGTAGGGGGCGAGCGTTATGAACCGGAAGAAGAGAACCCGATGCTGGGTTTCCGCGGCGCCGGCCGCTACGTTTCCCCGGATTTCAAAGCCTGCTTCGCGCTGGAATGCGCCGCAGTGAAACGCGTGCGTAATGAGATGGGGTTGAAAAACGTGGAGATCATGATCCCGTTTGTTCGTACCGTCGCGCAGGCGGAAGCGGTCATCGACGAACTGGCCCGTCAGGGATTGCGTCGTGGCGAAGACGGCCTGAAAATCATCATGATGTGTGAGATCCCCTCCAATGCGTTGCTGGCGGATGCGTTTCTGCAACACTTCGACGGCTTCTCTATCGGTTCAAACGACATGACGCAGTTGGCGCTGGGGTTGGACCGGGATTCCGGCGTTGTCTCCGAACTGTTTGATGAGCGCAATGATGCCGTTAAAGCTTTGCTGTCAATGGCGATCAAGGCCGCTAAAAAACAGGGCAAATACGTCGGCATCTGTGGTCAGGGGCCTTCCGATCATGAGGACTTCGCTCTGTGGCTGATGGAGCAAGGGATTGATAGCCTGTCCCTCAACCCGGATACCGTCGTGCAAACCTGGCTGAATCTGGCGGAACATCAGTAA
- the apbE gene encoding FAD:protein FMN transferase ApbE, whose product MLNLAIKGLILGCLFSLLTACDNASHQTSTRPLLTLEGKTMGTFYSVKISGELTESKAQLQQEIDRLLEQANDEISTYRKNSTLSRFNQYRGTEPQPISNGMADIILAAQRIGRATNDAMNITVGPLVNLWGFGPQKQPVKIPTQQQIDQAKQKVGLNHLTLLSDSRGAWLQKDLPDLYVDLSTLGEGYGADVLAQLMARKGITNYLVSVGGAISSRGVNSQGAPWRVAIQKPTDQENAIQAAVNLQGYAISTSGSYRNYFEQDGKRYSHIIDPTTGQPITHQLVSATVIAPTALEADGWDTSLMVLGTEKALKLAERQRLAVYLITRTDEGFRAVMTPQFGSFLIKQ is encoded by the coding sequence ATGCTCAATCTCGCCATTAAGGGACTCATTCTCGGTTGCCTGTTCAGCCTGCTCACCGCCTGTGATAATGCGTCCCACCAGACTTCGACGCGTCCTCTGCTGACCCTAGAGGGTAAAACGATGGGCACCTTTTACAGCGTAAAAATCAGCGGAGAATTGACGGAGAGTAAAGCGCAATTACAGCAGGAAATCGATCGTTTGCTGGAACAGGCCAATGATGAAATTTCCACCTACCGTAAAAACTCGACCCTGTCGCGATTCAATCAATATCGGGGCACTGAACCCCAGCCTATCAGCAATGGCATGGCGGACATTATTCTGGCGGCGCAGCGTATTGGCAGAGCAACGAATGACGCCATGAATATTACTGTTGGCCCTCTGGTCAATTTGTGGGGGTTCGGACCGCAAAAACAGCCGGTGAAAATCCCGACCCAGCAGCAAATTGATCAGGCAAAGCAAAAAGTGGGATTGAACCACCTAACGTTACTCAGTGACTCTCGCGGGGCATGGCTGCAAAAGGATCTGCCGGATTTATATGTCGACCTCTCCACGCTGGGTGAAGGCTATGGCGCGGATGTTCTGGCCCAATTAATGGCGCGCAAAGGCATTACCAACTATCTGGTTTCGGTGGGCGGCGCGATTTCCAGCCGCGGCGTAAATTCGCAAGGCGCGCCGTGGCGTGTAGCCATCCAGAAACCGACGGATCAGGAAAACGCGATCCAGGCCGCAGTGAATTTACAGGGCTACGCCATCAGTACGTCTGGCAGCTACCGCAATTATTTCGAGCAGGACGGTAAACGTTACTCACACATTATCGACCCGACCACGGGCCAGCCGATTACGCATCAGTTGGTTTCCGCCACGGTTATCGCGCCGACGGCGCTGGAAGCCGACGGATGGGATACCTCTTTGATGGTGCTCGGTACGGAAAAAGCGTTAAAACTGGCGGAACGGCAAAGACTGGCGGTTTATTTAATCACCAGGACAGATGAAGGATTTCGCGCCGTCATGACGCCACAGTTCGGGTCTTTCCTGATTAAACAATGA
- the ydiK gene encoding AI-2E family transporter YdiK — protein sequence MHNFQRQQRFDLARILFSLLFIAIMIIACFWVVQPFILGFAWACMVVIATWPLLIKIQALLWGHRSLAVLTMTLLLLLLFVMPIALLVSSVVENSSALMDWSARQEKIAPPSLDWLTSIPLVGDKLFDSWQLLLQSGGSGIFTQVQPYFGKTASWLMAQAAHVGRFLMHCALMLIFSALLYYKGEAVAKTVRHFAIRLGQERGDTAVILAAQSIRAVALGVVVTAIVQSVMGGIGLGLSGIPYTTLLTVLMFLFCLAQLGPLPVLIPAIIWLYWSGDSTWGTVLLVWSCVVGTIDNFIRPVLIRMGADLPILLILCGVIGGVLAFGMIGLFIGPVVLAVSYRLMFAWVKEIPEPENIVTTSPVIAPKKK from the coding sequence ATACATAACTTTCAACGACAACAGCGTTTTGATTTAGCCAGAATATTATTCAGCCTGCTGTTTATCGCTATCATGATCATTGCCTGTTTTTGGGTAGTTCAGCCGTTTATATTGGGATTTGCCTGGGCGTGTATGGTCGTGATTGCAACCTGGCCGCTGTTGATAAAAATACAGGCTCTGCTGTGGGGCCACCGCTCACTGGCCGTACTCACTATGACTTTATTGCTGCTCCTGCTGTTTGTCATGCCGATAGCCCTTCTGGTCAGCAGCGTGGTGGAAAACAGTTCAGCCTTAATGGACTGGAGCGCCAGACAGGAGAAAATTGCCCCGCCGTCGCTTGACTGGTTAACGTCGATTCCGCTGGTTGGCGATAAGCTCTTTGATAGCTGGCAATTGCTGCTGCAAAGCGGCGGCAGCGGTATTTTTACCCAGGTTCAGCCCTACTTCGGCAAAACCGCGTCCTGGCTGATGGCGCAGGCCGCGCACGTAGGCCGTTTCCTGATGCACTGTGCCTTGATGCTGATATTCAGCGCCCTGCTGTATTACAAAGGAGAAGCCGTCGCCAAAACCGTACGGCATTTTGCCATCCGCCTGGGACAAGAGCGAGGCGATACCGCAGTGATCCTGGCGGCTCAGTCAATCCGCGCCGTGGCATTGGGCGTGGTCGTCACCGCCATTGTACAATCCGTGATGGGCGGTATCGGGCTGGGACTGTCCGGTATACCTTATACCACGTTGCTGACCGTGTTGATGTTTCTGTTCTGTCTGGCTCAGTTGGGCCCTCTCCCGGTATTGATTCCAGCTATCATTTGGCTTTACTGGAGCGGCGACAGCACCTGGGGGACGGTTCTTCTGGTTTGGAGCTGTGTGGTCGGCACCATTGATAATTTCATCCGTCCGGTGCTGATTCGTATGGGCGCCGATCTTCCCATTTTGCTGATCCTTTGCGGCGTCATTGGCGGCGTGCTGGCATTTGGTATGATCGGTCTGTTCATTGGCCCGGTGGTGCTGGCCGTATCTTATCGGCTGATGTTCGCCTGGGTGAAAGAGATCCCCGAACCTGAAAATATCGTTACGACCTCTCCCGTCATCGCCCCCAAGAAAAAATGA
- the ydiJ gene encoding D-2-hydroxyglutarate dehydrogenase YdiJ, whose product MIPQIAQSPGLVQPVLNFLEALKQHGFTGDMATDYADRLTMATDNSIYQLLPDAVVFPRSTADVAILTRLAGEERFLGLIFTPRGGGTGTNGQALNRGIVVDMSRYMNRILEINPEQGWVRVEAGVIKDQLNQYLKPFGYFFAPELSTSNRATLGGMINTDASGQGSLVYGKTSDHVLGLRALLLGGDILDTQAMPVELAEQLAQEASPVGRIYHTVLHRCREQRRLILDKFPKLNRFLTGYDLRHVFSDDLKTFDLTRILTGAEGTLAFITEAKLDITPLPKVRRLVNIKYDSFNSALRNAPFMVEAQALSVETVDSKVLNLAREDIVWHSVSELITDVPNQEMLGLNIVEFAGDDEALIDGQVKTLCARLDELLAAGEAGVIGYQTCSDLAGIERIYGMRKKAVGLLGNSKGLAKPIPFAEDTCVPPQHLADYIEEFRALLDSHNLTYGMFGHVDAGVLHVRPALDMCDPQQEILMRRLSDQIVALTAKYGGLLWGEHGKGFRAEYSPEFFGAELYAELRRIKSAFDPDNRLNPGKICAPLDIDAPMMKVDAVKRGTYDRAIPLAVRTSFRGAMDCNGNGLCFNFDARSPMCPSMKITGNRIHSPKGRATLVREWLRLLAEQGVDPLALEKTLSQQKMSLSALVQKTRNTWQARQGDYDFSHEVKEAMSGCLACKACSTQCPIKIDVPSFRSRFLQLYHTRYLRPVRDYLVAGVESYAPLMARSPKTFNFFLKMRWVNTLSRQQIGMVDLPLLSSPSLRQQLAGHSATRTTLEHLEKLSDAERQQHVLIVQDPFTSYYEAQVVADLVHLVEKLKLKPVLLPFSPNGKPQHIKGFLQRFAKTAAKTSDFLNRVAELGMPMVGVDPALVLCYRDEYREILGDERGDFQVKLVHEWLMSVLGASAPQAATGESWYLFGHCTETTALPASTQQWSDIFSHFGAKLENVSVGCCGMAGTYGHETRNLANSQGIYSLSWQLALQKLPQKRCLTTGYSCRSQVKRMEGSGLRHPLQALLEII is encoded by the coding sequence ATGATCCCACAGATCGCTCAGTCACCCGGACTCGTTCAGCCGGTGCTTAATTTTTTGGAAGCGTTAAAACAGCATGGATTTACAGGCGATATGGCGACAGACTACGCCGATCGCCTGACGATGGCGACAGATAACAGTATCTACCAACTCTTACCTGATGCCGTTGTTTTCCCCCGTTCTACCGCAGATGTGGCCATTCTGACCCGCTTGGCCGGCGAAGAACGTTTTCTCGGTCTGATCTTCACCCCTCGCGGCGGCGGCACGGGGACTAACGGCCAGGCGCTTAACCGCGGCATCGTGGTGGATATGTCACGCTACATGAACCGTATTTTGGAAATTAACCCTGAGCAGGGCTGGGTTAGGGTAGAAGCGGGCGTGATTAAAGACCAGCTTAATCAATATCTCAAACCATTCGGCTATTTCTTTGCGCCGGAACTTTCCACGAGTAACCGCGCCACGCTGGGCGGCATGATTAATACCGATGCGTCGGGGCAGGGATCGCTGGTTTACGGTAAAACCTCGGATCACGTGCTGGGGCTGCGCGCGTTGCTGCTGGGCGGCGACATTCTGGACACACAGGCGATGCCGGTGGAACTGGCTGAACAGTTGGCGCAGGAAGCCTCGCCTGTCGGACGTATTTATCATACGGTTTTGCATCGCTGCCGTGAACAGCGTCGGCTGATCCTCGATAAGTTTCCCAAGTTGAACCGTTTCCTGACCGGGTACGATTTGCGTCACGTTTTTAGTGACGATCTGAAAACGTTCGACCTGACTCGCATTTTGACCGGGGCTGAAGGGACGCTGGCGTTCATCACGGAAGCGAAACTCGATATTACGCCGTTGCCGAAGGTGCGGCGGCTGGTCAATATTAAATATGACTCTTTCAACTCGGCGTTGCGCAATGCGCCGTTCATGGTGGAAGCGCAGGCGTTGTCAGTTGAAACCGTCGATTCAAAAGTGCTGAACCTGGCCCGTGAAGATATTGTCTGGCACTCCGTCAGCGAATTGATTACCGATGTCCCTAACCAGGAGATGTTGGGGCTGAATATCGTTGAGTTTGCCGGTGATGATGAAGCGCTGATCGACGGACAGGTGAAAACGCTGTGCGCGCGTCTGGATGAATTGCTGGCCGCGGGCGAAGCCGGAGTGATTGGTTATCAAACGTGCAGCGATCTGGCGGGCATTGAACGTATTTACGGCATGCGTAAGAAAGCCGTTGGCTTGCTGGGCAACAGTAAAGGGTTGGCGAAACCGATTCCGTTTGCCGAAGATACCTGCGTCCCACCGCAGCATCTGGCCGATTATATCGAAGAGTTCCGTGCGCTGCTGGACAGCCATAACCTGACTTACGGTATGTTCGGCCATGTGGATGCCGGCGTGCTTCACGTGCGTCCGGCGCTGGATATGTGCGATCCTCAGCAGGAAATCCTGATGAGGCGACTTTCCGATCAAATTGTTGCGTTAACGGCAAAATACGGCGGCTTGCTGTGGGGAGAGCACGGCAAAGGATTTCGCGCCGAGTACAGTCCCGAATTTTTTGGCGCCGAGCTGTATGCGGAGCTGCGTCGTATCAAATCGGCGTTTGATCCGGATAATCGCCTTAATCCGGGCAAAATCTGCGCCCCGTTGGATATTGACGCGCCGATGATGAAAGTCGACGCGGTTAAGCGCGGAACTTACGACAGGGCTATCCCGCTGGCGGTGCGGACGTCATTCCGCGGCGCCATGGACTGTAACGGCAACGGGCTTTGCTTCAATTTTGACGCCCGCAGTCCGATGTGTCCCTCCATGAAGATTACCGGCAACCGGATTCACTCGCCGAAAGGCCGGGCGACGCTGGTGCGTGAATGGCTGCGATTGTTGGCGGAACAGGGGGTTGATCCGCTGGCGCTGGAGAAAACGCTGTCCCAGCAGAAAATGAGCCTGAGCGCCCTGGTTCAGAAAACCCGTAACACCTGGCAGGCCCGGCAGGGAGACTATGATTTTTCCCATGAGGTGAAAGAGGCGATGTCTGGCTGTCTGGCCTGTAAAGCCTGTTCGACGCAGTGTCCCATCAAAATCGACGTTCCCAGCTTCCGTTCCCGTTTCCTGCAACTCTACCACACCCGCTATTTACGTCCGGTGAGGGATTATCTGGTGGCCGGTGTCGAAAGTTATGCGCCGCTGATGGCGCGCAGCCCGAAAACCTTCAACTTCTTTCTCAAAATGCGGTGGGTTAATACGCTTAGCCGTCAGCAAATCGGCATGGTGGATTTACCGCTGCTATCTTCTCCGTCACTTCGCCAACAGCTTGCCGGTCATAGCGCGACACGAACCACGCTGGAGCACCTAGAGAAGCTATCTGATGCTGAACGGCAGCAACATGTGCTGATCGTGCAGGACCCGTTCACCAGTTACTATGAGGCGCAGGTGGTGGCCGATCTTGTCCATCTGGTGGAAAAACTGAAACTGAAGCCGGTACTGCTGCCATTCTCGCCAAATGGTAAGCCGCAGCACATTAAAGGTTTCCTGCAACGTTTTGCGAAAACCGCAGCGAAGACGTCAGATTTTCTGAATCGGGTAGCGGAACTCGGCATGCCCATGGTGGGTGTCGATCCCGCGCTGGTACTCTGCTATCGTGATGAATACCGCGAGATTCTGGGTGACGAGCGGGGTGACTTCCAGGTGAAACTGGTGCATGAATGGCTGATGAGCGTGCTGGGGGCAAGCGCGCCTCAGGCCGCGACGGGCGAATCCTGGTATCTATTCGGGCACTGCACGGAAACGACGGCGCTACCCGCCAGCACCCAACAGTGGTCGGATATCTTCTCGCATTTTGGCGCCAAACTGGAAAATGTCAGCGTGGGTTGCTGCGGGATGGCGGGCACCTACGGTCATGAAACCAGGAATCTGGCGAACTCTCAGGGCATTTACTCCCTATCCTGGCAGTTGGCGTTGCAGAAATTGCCGCAGAAACGCTGTCTGACCACCGGATACTCCTGTCGTAGTCAGGTCAAGCGGATGGAGGGCAGCGGGTTGCGTCACCCATTACAGGCTTTGCTGGAGATTATCTAA